A window of the Thermococcus alcaliphilus genome harbors these coding sequences:
- a CDS encoding adenylate kinase, whose amino-acid sequence MPFVVVITGIPGVGKSTITKLALKRTRAKFRVVNFGDIMFEEAVKAKLVTHRDEMRRLSLKVQRELQLKAAQRILEISREEPVLLDTHATIKTPLGYMLGFPKEVIEVINPRFVVIIEATPSEILGRRLRDLKRDRDVETEEQIQRHQDLNRAAAISYAMHSNALIKIIENHEDKGLEEAVNELVKILDLAVEEDA is encoded by the coding sequence ATGCCATTTGTGGTGGTCATTACGGGAATCCCGGGGGTAGGAAAGAGCACAATCACAAAACTGGCCTTGAAAAGGACTCGAGCGAAATTTAGGGTAGTTAACTTTGGGGATATAATGTTCGAGGAAGCAGTCAAGGCGAAGCTAGTTACTCACAGAGACGAAATGAGGAGACTGAGCTTGAAGGTGCAGAGGGAATTGCAGCTTAAAGCCGCTCAGAGAATCCTTGAGATATCTAGAGAAGAACCCGTACTGCTCGATACTCATGCTACAATAAAAACGCCCTTGGGGTATATGCTCGGCTTTCCTAAGGAGGTAATTGAGGTTATAAACCCGAGATTTGTTGTTATAATAGAGGCAACGCCTAGTGAAATACTTGGGAGAAGACTAAGAGATCTGAAAAGAGATAGGGATGTTGAAACTGAGGAACAAATTCAGAGACATCAGGATTTAAATAGGGCTGCCGCAATAAGTTATGCAATGCATTCCAATGCACTTATAAAGATAATTGAAAATCATGAGGATAAAGGTCTGGAAGAGGCCGTTAATGAATTGGTAAAAATACTTGATCTGGCGGTGGAGGAAGATGCTTGA
- a CDS encoding DUF106 domain-containing protein, which yields MLEGIYLALDKVFGPLVTNAHPMWVVTISGIILGAFFTLVNHILIDQEKMKKLQKMSREFQKEWKEAQKAKDEKKLRKLQQKQLELLKLQNEVMKDSMFKPMLFTMPIFFIFFGWMRRWYVETAIVKSPFNFFLFDWFHRFYHSSLQANELGYIGWYILTSMIVGQVLRKLLDSY from the coding sequence ATGCTTGAGGGAATATACCTGGCACTTGACAAAGTATTTGGTCCTTTAGTTACCAATGCTCACCCAATGTGGGTAGTAACAATTTCGGGAATTATACTTGGTGCCTTTTTCACATTAGTCAATCACATACTGATAGACCAAGAAAAAATGAAAAAACTACAAAAAATGAGCAGAGAATTTCAGAAGGAGTGGAAAGAGGCTCAAAAAGCAAAAGATGAGAAGAAATTAAGAAAGCTTCAACAAAAGCAGCTGGAACTTTTAAAGCTTCAAAATGAAGTTATGAAAGACTCAATGTTTAAACCAATGCTCTTTACAATGCCGATATTCTTCATATTCTTCGGGTGGATGAGAAGGTGGTATGTTGAAACGGCAATCGTGAAGTCACCGTTCAACTTTTTCCTCTTTGACTGGTTCCACAGGTTTTACCACTCTTCCCTCCAAGCCAACGAGCTGGGCTATATCGGATGGTACATCCTAACATCAATGATTGTCGGGCAGGTTTTAAGAAAGCTCTTGGACTCATATTAG
- a CDS encoding 50S ribosomal protein L34e, producing MKPMYRSRSWRRKYVRTPGGRTVIHFEKKKPKIAHCAMCGRPLNGIPRGRSSELRKLPKTKKRPERPMPHLCPSCMRRVMKAQVRAAL from the coding sequence ATGAAACCAATGTACAGGTCAAGATCATGGAGAAGAAAGTACGTTAGAACTCCGGGTGGAAGGACTGTAATACACTTTGAAAAGAAGAAGCCAAAAATAGCACACTGTGCAATGTGCGGAAGACCACTAAACGGAATCCCAAGGGGAAGATCAAGTGAGTTAAGAAAGCTCCCCAAGACTAAGAAGAGACCCGAGAGGCCTATGCCACACCTCTGCCCAAGCTGCATGCGCAGAGTCATGAAGGCTCAGGTAAGGGCTGCACTCTAA